Proteins encoded together in one Priestia aryabhattai window:
- a CDS encoding divergent PAP2 family protein, which translates to MNKGIVIALSSISLAQALKIPIKKYQTGKWDMRMIAASGGMPSSHSAGVSSLATYVALKRGVSTIDFALASVFGIIVMYDAQGIRRQTGEITIKVNTLDEEIEKLAGLPDGGFHDLTEQRLKEMLGHQPEEVIGGAILGVALGAIGYFLEGKS; encoded by the coding sequence ATGAATAAAGGAATTGTCATTGCTCTTTCATCAATCAGTTTAGCCCAAGCACTAAAAATCCCGATTAAAAAGTATCAAACAGGAAAATGGGATATGCGGATGATTGCTGCGTCGGGTGGAATGCCAAGCTCTCATTCAGCCGGCGTATCTTCTTTGGCTACGTATGTAGCGTTAAAAAGAGGTGTTTCTACGATTGACTTTGCGCTAGCATCTGTTTTTGGAATTATTGTTATGTACGATGCACAAGGAATTCGAAGGCAGACTGGCGAAATTACTATTAAAGTGAATACGTTAGATGAAGAAATTGAAAAGCTTGCTGGTCTTCCAGACGGAGGCTTTCACGATTTGACGGAACAGCGCTTGAAAGAAATGCTTGGGCATCAGCCCGAAGAAGTGATTGGCGGAGCCATTTTAGGAGTAGCACTTGGAGCAATTGGCTATTTTTTAGAAGGGAAATCATAG
- a CDS encoding DUF6123 family protein has protein sequence MTKTAQTVEEYLLYLEEKGFHLAEDARGFISFGQQYTRAADQIVIFTIEWTLKVQKEFDGSFFVSLLENLTSNRISNQKQAIQYLKASGMI, from the coding sequence GTGACAAAAACAGCTCAAACCGTTGAAGAGTATCTTCTTTATCTTGAAGAAAAAGGCTTTCATTTAGCAGAAGATGCACGTGGATTTATTTCATTTGGTCAGCAGTATACGCGTGCAGCTGACCAAATAGTCATATTTACAATTGAATGGACATTAAAAGTACAAAAAGAATTTGACGGCAGTTTTTTTGTATCTCTCCTCGAGAATTTGACATCAAATCGTATTAGCAATCAAAAACAAGCCATTCAATATTTAAAAGCATCAGGTATGATTTAA
- a CDS encoding reverse transcriptase-like protein: MIEVYIDGATAGNPGPSGAGILIKGNGEHHRYAIALGTMTNHEAEYHALLHALKICLEKKYTSVSFRTDSQLVDRAMNQEYVKNKAFAPLLEEALKLSSQFDLFFIKWIPSSQNAGADQLARQAINQKEAGM; the protein is encoded by the coding sequence ATGATTGAAGTTTATATAGACGGAGCCACTGCTGGCAACCCTGGTCCTTCTGGAGCTGGTATTTTAATTAAAGGGAATGGTGAACATCATCGCTACGCTATTGCTCTTGGGACAATGACGAATCATGAAGCAGAGTACCATGCACTTCTTCATGCATTAAAAATTTGTTTAGAAAAAAAGTATACGAGCGTATCTTTTCGAACGGACTCTCAGCTAGTAGACCGCGCAATGAACCAAGAATACGTTAAAAATAAAGCGTTTGCTCCTTTACTGGAAGAAGCCCTCAAATTGTCGAGTCAATTTGATTTATTTTTTATAAAATGGATTCCTAGCTCTCAAAATGCAGGTGCTGATCAGCTGGCCAGACAAGCCATTAATCAAAAAGAAGCAGGAATGTAA
- a CDS encoding ribonuclease H family protein — MNFQIEWHYKSTKHKQLIFTSDFTDANEALMIVGDLEKTGRTKEIFLLDEQQQKWTVKEAKKLLQEVQTEPHDIVAYFDGGYEHDTLLAGLGVVIYFKQNNQSYRIRRNSRLQEIESNNEAEYAAFYYLIQELEELGVHHISVTFRGDSQVVLNQLAGEWPCFEEEFNRYLDRIEDKMQELGIRPVYEPISRKENEEADQLATQALQGIPIASRKQV, encoded by the coding sequence ATGAATTTCCAAATTGAATGGCATTATAAATCCACGAAACATAAACAGTTAATTTTCACATCCGATTTCACAGATGCGAATGAGGCGCTAATGATTGTGGGTGATTTAGAAAAAACAGGTCGAACGAAGGAAATTTTTCTACTTGATGAGCAACAGCAAAAATGGACTGTAAAAGAAGCGAAAAAGCTCTTACAGGAAGTACAGACCGAGCCTCACGATATTGTTGCATATTTTGACGGAGGCTATGAGCATGATACGCTCTTAGCGGGGCTTGGGGTTGTGATTTATTTTAAACAGAACAACCAGTCTTACCGAATACGACGTAACTCAAGACTGCAAGAGATTGAATCAAATAACGAGGCAGAGTATGCTGCTTTTTATTATTTAATACAAGAGCTTGAGGAACTGGGTGTTCATCATATATCGGTAACGTTTAGGGGTGACTCTCAGGTTGTATTAAATCAGCTGGCTGGGGAGTGGCCCTGTTTCGAAGAAGAGTTTAATCGGTACTTAGATCGAATAGAAGATAAAATGCAGGAACTCGGTATCCGACCCGTATATGAGCCTATTTCAAGGAAGGAAAATGAAGAGGCTGATCAGCTTGCTACTCAAGCTCTTCAAGGGATACCAATTGCTAGCAGGAAGCAAGTGTAA
- a CDS encoding zinc-finger domain-containing protein has protein sequence MERKQLLEEVTELLDYYCSDCFVKKTFNKEKGKTYAQTFCIKECTVGEKIKQYGDLLTKK, from the coding sequence GTGGAACGTAAACAATTATTAGAAGAAGTAACGGAGTTATTGGATTACTACTGTAGTGATTGTTTTGTAAAAAAAACGTTTAATAAAGAAAAGGGCAAAACATACGCTCAGACGTTTTGTATTAAAGAGTGTACCGTAGGAGAAAAAATTAAGCAGTATGGAGATTTGCTGACTAAAAAGTAA
- a CDS encoding DUF2564 family protein, which translates to MDKFSNEEVTTGYNDLKQVEVSIQSAQKMIGTATMSMSPQQLEEATNALNDAKAQLQSAKAHGTGVDEQFLQQCMQSIHTCEQQLTEAKR; encoded by the coding sequence ATGGATAAGTTTTCAAATGAAGAAGTAACAACAGGATATAATGATTTAAAGCAAGTAGAAGTGTCAATTCAATCTGCTCAAAAGATGATTGGGACAGCTACGATGAGTATGAGTCCTCAGCAGCTTGAAGAGGCAACGAATGCGCTTAATGATGCAAAAGCACAGCTTCAATCTGCCAAAGCTCATGGCACAGGAGTAGACGAGCAATTTCTTCAGCAGTGCATGCAGTCTATCCACACGTGTGAACAGCAGCTTACTGAGGCCAAACGCTAG
- the cspD gene encoding cold-shock protein CspD produces MQNGKVKWFNNEKGYGFIEVEGGSDVFVHFSAIQSEGYKSLEEGQEVSFEIVEGNRGPQAANVTKLS; encoded by the coding sequence ATGCAAAACGGTAAAGTAAAATGGTTCAACAATGAAAAAGGCTATGGCTTTATTGAAGTTGAAGGCGGCAGCGACGTATTTGTACATTTTTCTGCCATCCAAAGCGAAGGTTATAAATCCTTGGAAGAAGGACAAGAGGTATCTTTTGAAATTGTAGAAGGCAATAGAGGCCCGCAAGCCGCTAATGTCACTAAGCTATCATAA